One part of the Pecten maximus chromosome 9, xPecMax1.1, whole genome shotgun sequence genome encodes these proteins:
- the LOC117335177 gene encoding mu-type opioid receptor-like codes for MTEQQHVADSLAKGLPPFMLVFGTFGNIFSIYILTRKNIRQSTCTVYLVVLACSDLVVLYTGLLRTWISATFQNDIRTHTSGICKFHTWLVYVSLDFSAWILVAVTAERVALVWFPHKAKVKCTKKSAAFVITPIFVFLMLINSHILYGMDRIVKVDGNSTSIKCDFVSENYRYFFEELWPWVDFTIFCGLPFCFLVLGNILIITKVFASQRATKRQVAPHDPNGRTQRSQMSSMSVMLFCLNCVFLLCTTPVSIYLIGYVQWARGATEATKANLSLIWTLVNVLMYANNTFNFLLYCMSGSRFRAEVRLVFGNMFGLQNSFNRTQNSLRRKMGVADRTRTTAVPLEDRDRNTNHSKDNNNFLSVLTQPGDTECDSRTHSQNISSNV; via the coding sequence ATGACAGAACAACAGCACGTGGCGGACTCGCTTGCCAAAGGTTTACCGCCATTTATGTTAGTTTTTGGGACGTTTGGAAACATCTTTTCCATTTACATTCTTACGAGGAAGAACATTCGACAGTCAACGTGTACAGTGTACCTCGTGGTGCTAGCTTGTTCCGACCTCGTGGTGCTTTACACTGGTCTACTGCGCACATGGATATCCGCCACCTTCCAGAATGACATCCGGACTCATACTTCCGGTATTTGTAAGTTTCACACATGGTTGGTGTACGTTTCGCTGGATTTCTCGGCCTGGATTCTCGTAGCTGTCACGGCAGAGCGCGTGGCTTTGGTCTGGTTTCCACACAAAGCCAAGGTCAAGTGCACTAAGAAGTCGGCGGCTTTTGTAATTACACCCATCTTTGTGTTTCTCATGTTAATTAACAGTCATATTCTGTACGGTATGGACAGGATCGTAAAAGTTGATGGCAATTCAACTAGTATAAAGTGTGATTTCGTTTCCGAaaattatcgctatttcttcgAAGAACTGTGGCCTTGGGTGGATTTCACAATATTTTGTGGACTTCCCTTTTGCTTTCTTGTTTTAGGGAATATCTTGATTATCACAAAAGTGTTTGCCAGTCAAAGAGCGACAAAACGACAAGTAGCTCCACACGATCCCAATGGTCGCACTCAGCGGTCTCAAATGTCATCCATGAGTGTGATGTTGTTTTGTCTCAACTGTGTCTTCTTGCTTTGCACAACACCAGTTAGCATTTATTTAATCGGCTATGTGCAGTGGGCCCGTGGAGCTACAGAGGCCACCAAAGCCAATCTCAGCCTCATTTGGACATTGGTGAACGTTTTGATGTATGCAAACAACACCTTTAACTTCCTGTTGTACTGTATGAGCGGAAGTCGCTTTAGGGCGGAAGTAAGGCTTGTTTTCGGGAATATGTTTGGTCTTCAGAACAGTTTTAATCGTACACAAAATAGCTTACGGAGAAAAATGGGTGTCGCAGACCGTACACGAACTACTGCCGTTCCTTTGGAGGATCGGGATCGGAACACGAATCATTCAAAAGACAACAATAATTTTCTCTCTGTGTTAACACAACCCGGGGATACTGAATGTGACAGCAGAACTCACTCTCAGAATATTTCATCGaatgtataa